A stretch of Henckelia pumila isolate YLH828 chromosome 4, ASM3356847v2, whole genome shotgun sequence DNA encodes these proteins:
- the LOC140866380 gene encoding protein CYSTEINE-RICH TRANSMEMBRANE MODULE 13-like: MSYYNQNQPPVGVPPPQGYPPEGYGKDAYPPPGYPPQGYPPQGYPPQGYPPQGYPPQYAPQYAPPPPQKQSGSGFMEGCLAALCCCCLLDACF, encoded by the exons ATGAGTTATTACAACCAAAATCAACCCCCTGTTGGTGTTCCTCCTCCTCAAG GATATCCACCGGAGGGGTATGGAAAGGATGCGTATCCGCCACCAGGCTACCCGCCGCAAGGGTACCCACCACAGGGCTACCCGCCGCAGGGCTATCCACCCCAAGGATATCCTCCGCAGTATGCCCCACAATACGCGCCGCCGCCTCCTCAGAAGCAATCCGGTTCCGGCTTCATGGAAGGATG TTTGGCTGCACTATGCTGCTGTTGCCTCCTTGATGCATGCTTCTGA